One Arthrobacter sp. StoSoilB20 DNA segment encodes these proteins:
- a CDS encoding PspC domain-containing protein, which translates to MNANSMNPEEPGTPGAPGSQHEPAAGTSAGTGPATGSYPPAGAAPATSQENFFDWIRNQGIRRGPDRWIGGVASGVAHRFGIDPLIVRGIFIVLAVFAGVGVLLYGIAWALLPEPDGRIHVQEAAAGRWSGGMTGALITTIIGLPSLGRGFWGWGWDGLPGLFWTLFWMGGIFYLIYFLVQRNKTAKGSPTPSTSQQNYPAAPGSTAYGSAAYGRTAGSQAAYGPAGTYGSSTAYGAPAAANTGVPVYGPGQPGTKHHGHGAGAVPASGPYTPAGSGPYTPSAAYAPAGSRSQSNTSGPRPPQGPSGPQDWQPKPAAPKRKGPGAAIVAVSAGAALLAGGTLKALDAGNVIDLGNSANAVVWATGAAVLGLGILVAGLRGRTSGFLGFLAVVALIIGGIFNVVPRDGDRFTFHDVNWAPTSLDQARLGINVTGAQGVLDLSNITLNPPLVTEVQIPVDATASNVTVIIPDDVPVEVRADMTFGNLNERGSDRGGRFQDGRTLYNTGKPGANLVVEIDGTFSNVTIQEGN; encoded by the coding sequence TCCCGCAACCGGCAGCTACCCGCCGGCCGGCGCCGCCCCGGCAACGTCCCAGGAGAACTTCTTCGACTGGATCCGCAACCAGGGCATCCGCCGCGGACCGGACCGTTGGATTGGCGGCGTCGCAAGCGGTGTTGCCCACCGTTTCGGCATCGACCCCCTGATTGTCAGGGGCATCTTCATCGTTTTGGCGGTCTTCGCCGGCGTGGGCGTGCTGCTTTACGGCATCGCCTGGGCGCTGCTGCCTGAACCTGACGGGCGCATCCATGTCCAGGAAGCCGCCGCGGGCCGCTGGTCCGGGGGCATGACAGGCGCGTTGATCACTACGATCATCGGGCTTCCAAGCCTGGGCCGCGGATTCTGGGGCTGGGGATGGGATGGACTGCCCGGTCTCTTCTGGACGCTGTTCTGGATGGGCGGCATCTTTTACCTCATCTACTTTCTGGTCCAACGCAACAAGACGGCCAAGGGTAGCCCGACACCATCCACGAGCCAGCAGAACTACCCTGCGGCACCTGGCAGCACCGCCTACGGAAGCGCTGCCTACGGACGCACCGCCGGATCACAGGCCGCCTATGGGCCGGCGGGCACCTACGGTTCCTCTACGGCCTATGGAGCCCCGGCCGCAGCCAACACCGGCGTCCCTGTCTACGGCCCCGGCCAACCCGGGACCAAACACCACGGACATGGTGCCGGCGCCGTGCCGGCGTCGGGCCCGTACACTCCGGCCGGCTCCGGCCCCTACACCCCCTCAGCTGCCTATGCCCCGGCAGGGTCGCGCAGCCAGTCCAATACCTCCGGCCCCCGCCCGCCGCAAGGCCCCAGCGGCCCGCAGGATTGGCAGCCCAAGCCTGCCGCCCCCAAGCGCAAGGGCCCCGGGGCTGCGATCGTGGCAGTTTCCGCCGGTGCTGCGTTGCTGGCAGGCGGTACGTTGAAAGCCCTCGACGCCGGCAACGTCATTGACTTGGGCAACTCCGCCAACGCCGTGGTGTGGGCCACCGGCGCCGCAGTCCTCGGTCTGGGCATCCTGGTTGCAGGGCTCCGGGGCAGGACTTCGGGTTTCCTTGGATTCCTCGCAGTCGTTGCCCTGATCATTGGCGGAATCTTCAACGTGGTACCCCGGGACGGGGACCGCTTTACCTTCCACGACGTGAACTGGGCGCCCACCAGCCTGGACCAGGCCCGGCTGGGCATCAACGTCACCGGCGCCCAAGGGGTGTTGGACCTGAGCAATATCACCTTGAATCCCCCGCTTGTCACTGAAGTCCAGATCCCCGTGGACGCAACGGCCAGCAACGTCACAGTGATCATTCCCGACGACGTTCCCGTTGAAGTCAGGGCAGACATGACGTTCGGCAACCTCAACGAACGCGGCTCGGACCGCGGCGGCCGGTTCCAGGACGGGCGGACGCTCTACAACACAGGAAAGCCCGGCGCCAACCTCGTGGTGGAAATCGACGGCACGTTCAGCAACGTGACCATCCAGGAAGGAAACTGA